A stretch of the Lolium perenne isolate Kyuss_39 chromosome 3, Kyuss_2.0, whole genome shotgun sequence genome encodes the following:
- the LOC127342847 gene encoding FT-interacting protein 3 has protein sequence MKLAVEISDASDLPPKDNAATCNAFVEVDFDGQKQRTATRPADRSPQWNETLLFDVRDDPDPGRLPSIPAVEVSVLHDRRLSDHNAVRPSAFLGRVRLTGDSFAPSPDEAVVQRYPLEKRGLFSRVSGDIALRPYLLDGRDRADGAAAAAANSSSAAPTMMNNVDQDQRRAEPAAASMDPERVVRNAFAAAPSEAARTPAAESMGKSSHEPRVFRSIPAASSEPRRATLHAMAAPPPPPGQTVVMPRPAGPPPAQPPGSAYGLVETRPPLPAKMGPRSSAAKIASTYDMVEPMTYLYVTVVKARDLPTMDITGSLDPYVEVKLGNFKGVTRHLEKNSNPVWRQTFAFSGAHLQSSQLEVIVKDKDVLRDDFVGRVVFDMSDIPSRLPPDSPLAPQWYRLADAHGNKMQHGGHHGYGEIMLAVWLGTQADEAFPEAWHSDAHSLSQEGLTNTRSKVYYSPKLIYLKLSVIAAQDLIPAEKGRPLAATIVKIQMGNQIRRTRPQSGTANPIWSEEFMFVASEPFEDPLVVTVEERVAAGRDEPIGRLIIPVNSPYVPRNDLAKSVPSKWFSLSRGMTMEEAAADVTSSIKNRESSKTFASKIHLKMSLETAYHVLDESTHYSSDLQPAAKKLRKSAIGILEVGILSARGLGGNKNPYCVAKYGSKWVRTRTLLFTAAPQWNEQYTWEVFDLSTVITVAVFDNANLHHGHGHEPSKDQRIGKVRVRLATLETDRVYTHYYPLMALTPSGLKKTGELHLAVRFTCTAWANMLAQYGRPLLPKMHYTNPISVLQLDYLRFQAMQMVATRLGRAEPPLRREVVEYMLDVDSHMFSLRRSKANFYRITSLFSGAVAVGRWFDGICKWKNPLTTILVHVLFLILVCYPELILPTVFLYLFMIGVWNYRRRPRKPPHMDTVLSHAELAHPDELDEEFDTFPTSKPSDVVRMRYDRLRSVAGRVQTVVGDLAMQGERAQSLLSWRDPRATAIFITLSLVVAIVLYVTPFQVVAVVAGLYLLRHPRFRSKQPSVPFNFYKRLPAKGDMLL, from the coding sequence ATGAAGCTAGCCGTGGAGATCTCAGACGCGTCCGACTTGCCCCCGAAGGACAACGCGGCCACCTGCAACGCCTTCGTCGAGGTTGACTTCGACGGCCAGAAGCAGCGCaccgccacccggcccgccgaccGCTCCCCACAGTGGAACGAGACCCTCCTCTTCGACGTCCGCGATGACCCGGATCCGGGCCGGCTCCCCTCGATCCCCGCCGTCGAGGTGTCCGTGCTCCACGACCGCCGCCTCAGCGACCACAACGCGGTCCGCCCCAGCGCCTTCCTCGGCCGCGTCCGCCTCACCGGGGACTCCTTCGCGCCGTCGCCGGACGAGGCCGTGGTCCAGAGGTACCCGCTCGAAAAGCGAGGGCTCTTCTCCCGCGTGTCCGGGGACATCGCGCTCCGGCCCTACCTGCTGGATGGTCGTGATCGCGCCGACggtgccgccgccgctgctgctaattctagTTCCGCTGCTCCGACGATGATGAACAACGTCGATCAAGATCAGCGGCGTGCCGAGCCCGCCGCCGCAAGCATGGACCCCGAGAGGGTCGTCAGGAACGCGTTCGCCGCCGCCCCGTCCGAGGCGGCGCGGACGCCGGCGGCCGAGTCCATGGGAAAGAGCAGCCACGAGCCGCGCGTGTTCCGCTCGATACCGGCCGCTTCCTCCGAGCCACGCCGCGCCACGCTGCACGCCATGGCAGCGCCGCCTCCACCACCGGGGCAGACGGTGGTCATGCCGCGCCCCGCAGGCCCGCCACCAGCCCAACCACCAGGCTCGGCGTACGGCCTGGTGGAGACGAGGCCTCCGCTACCAGCGAAAATGGGTCCGCGCTCGTCGGCGGCGAAGATCGCGTCCACCTACGACATGGTGGAGCCCATGACGTACCTCTACGTGACAGTCGTCAAGGCCCGGGACCTGCCCACCATGGACATCACCGGCTCGCTGGACCCGTACGTGGAGGTGAAGCTGGGCAACTTCAAGGGCGTGACGCGCCACCTGGAGAAGAACTCCAACCCGGTGTGGCGCCAGACGTTCGCCTTCTCCGGCGCGCACCTGCAGTCCAGCCAGCTGGAGGTCATCGTCAAGGACAAGGACGTGCTCCGCGACGACTTCGTCGGCCGTGTCGTCTTCGACATGTCCGACATTCCCAGCAGGCTTCCGCCCGACTCCCCGCTCGCGCCGCAGTGGTACCGCCTCGCCGACGCGCACGGCAACAAGATGCAGCATGGTGGCCACCATGGGTACGGCGAGATCATGCTGGCGGTGTGGCTGGGCACGCAGGCCGACGAGGCGTTCCCGGAGGCGTGGCACTCGGACGCGCACTCGCTTTCTCAGGAAGGCCTCACCAACACGCGCTCCAAGGTTTACTACTCGCCCAAGCTCATCTACCTCAAGCTCTCCGTCATCGCCGCGCAGGACCTCATCCCCGCCGAGAAGGGCCGGCCTCTCGCGGCCACCATCGTCAAGATCCAGATGGGGAACCAGATCCGGCGGACGAGGCCGCAGAGCGGGACGGCGAACCCGATTTGGAGCGAGGAGTTCATGTTCGTCGCAAGCGAGCCGTTCGAGGACCCGCTGGTGGTGACTGTGGAGGAGAGGGTCGCCGCCGGCCGCGACGAGCCCATCGGCCGCCTGATCATCCCCGTCAACTCGCCATACGTGCCACGTAACGACCTGGCGAAATCCGTTCCGTCGAAATGGTTTAGCCTGTCGCGCGGGATGacgatggaggaggcggcggccgacgTGACCAGCAGCATCAAGAACAGGGAGTCGTCCAAGACGTTCGCCAGCAAGATCCACCTGAAGATGAGCCTGGAGACCGCGTACCACGTGTTGGACGAGTCGACGCACTACAGCAGCGACCTGCAGCCGGCGGCGAAGAAGCTGCGGAAGAGCGCCATTGGCATCCTGGAGGTCGGCATCCTCAGCGCGCGCGGCCTCGGCGGTAACAAGAACCCGTACTGTGTGGCGAAGTACGGCTCCAAGTGGGTGCGCACGCGCACGCTGCTGTTCACGGCGGCGCCGCAGTGGAACGAGCAGTACACGTGGGAGGTGTTCGACCTCAGCACCGTAATCACCGTCGCTGTGTTCGACAACGCCAACCTCCACCACGGCCACGGCCACGAGCCCAGCAAGGACCAGAGGATCGGCAAGGTGCGCGTCCGGCTCGCCACGCTGGAGACCGACAGGGTGTACACGCACTACTACCCTCTGATGGCTCTCACCCCGTCGGGGCTGAAGAAGACGGGGGAGCTCCACCTTGCCGTCCGGTTCACGTGCACGGCGTGGGCCAACATGCTGGCGCAGTACGGCAGGCCGCTGCTGCCGAAGATGCATTACACGAACCCGATTTCGGTGCTGCAGCTGGACTACCTCCGGTTCCAGGCCATGCAGATGGTGGCGACGCGTCTAGGCAGGGCGGAGCCGCCGCTGCGGAGGGAGGTGGTGGAGTACATGCTCGACGTCGACTCGCACATGTTCAGCCTGCGGCGCAGCAAGGCCAACTTCTACCGGATCACCTCCCTCTTCTCCGGCGCCGTCGCCGTTGGGAGATGGTTCGACGGCATCTGCAAGTGGAAGAACCCACTGACGACGATCCTGGTCCACGTGCTCTTCCTCATCCTGGTGTGCTACCCGGAGCTGATCCTGCCGACGGTGTTTCTATACCTGTTCATGATCGGGGTGTGGAACTACCGGCGGCGGCCGCGCAAGCCGCCCCACATGGACACCGTGCTGTCGCACGCGGAGCTTGCCCACCCGGACGAGCTTGATGAGGAGTTCGACACGTTCCCGACGTCCAAGCCGAGCGACGTGGTGCGGATGCGGTACGACCGGCTGCGGAGCGTGGCCGGCAGGGTGCAGACGGTGGTCGGCGACCTGGCCATGCAGGGGGAGCGCGCCCAGTCGCTGCTCAGCTGGCGGGACCCCAGGGCCACGGCGATCTTCATCACGCTGTCACTGGTGGTGGCGATCGTGCTGTACGTGACGCCGTTCCAGGTGGTggccgtcgtcgccggcctgtACTTACTCCGGCACCCACGGTTCAGAAGCAAGCAGCCGTCCGTGCCGTTCAACTTCTACAAGAGGCTCCCGGCCAAGGGCGACATGCTCCTATGA